GAGAAGTGTGCATCTTAAGGTTTTCGTCAATCTGCCACCCGACCTTAAGTAGAGGATTGAGTGATGAAAGTGTCTCCTGAAAGATCATCGAGATATCCTTTCCACGTATTTGCCTGGTTTTCTCCTCATTAAGAGAAAGCAGATCGGTTCCTGAGAAGAAGAGACTTCCTTTCAGGCGCGAATTCCCTGGAAGCAACCTCATTATGGAAAGAGCTGTCACGGTCTTTCCGCATCCAGATTCTCCAACGATCCCTACTATCTCCTTCTCCAGCACCTCCAGAGATATGCCCTTCACCGCGTAGAGCATTCCTTCTGCAGAATCGAAGGCGATTTTGAGATCTTTGATTTCTAACAGAGGCTCTTTTTCAACTCGCATATGCCCTCACCTATTCTCTCTTCTCTCTCATGTCCCGAATCCCATCTCCGAGAAAATTGAAGCCCAGCACAAGAAGCGTGATAAAGATTCCAGGTGCTATCGCGTACCAGGGGCTGACGGTTATGAAGACCTGAGACTCACTCAGCATTCTTCCCCAGCTGGGATTGGGCGGCTGAATTCCAAGTCCAAGATAGCTGAGCGCCGCTTCGGCCAGAACCGCATTTGAAAAACCCATAGATGCTGCGACTACAATTGGGGAAAGCACATTAGGCAAAATGTGTCTGAACATGATACGCAGGTTTGAGACTCCTTTTACCTTTGCACTCCTTACGTAATCCAGCTCTTTATGCTGGATAAAGCCACTTCTTGTGATCCTGGCAAATGAAGGAATTGACATAATACCTATTGCGACTATCGTGTTTCTTAGACCCACCCCAAAGACTGAAACGAACATCAGTGCAAGGAGAATGCTGGGGAAGGCCATCATCGCATCGATGAATCTCATGATTATCTCATCGACCATTCCACCGAAATAACCTGACACGGCACCGATCGTTACTCCAAAGAGAGTTCCGATAGAAACTGCAACCAATCCCACAAAAAAGGCCGTCTGAGAAGCTTTCATGATCCTGCTAAGCACATCTCTTCCGAAATTGTCTGTACCCAAAAGGTGGCGGCCTGACGGAGGTGAAAAACGCTCTTCCCTGTTGATTTCCGTTACTGAAAATGGCGTGTAAAACAAACTCACAATCATCATTGAGAACAGAAGAGATATCAATACAATTCCAATTTTGAGATTTATGCTCCTCCTGTCCATATTATCCTCGTGCACCCAATCTGATTCGAGGGTCGATTACGGTATAAACAATGTCTATCAGGAAGTTGATGATCACAATTATAAACGCAATGTACAGCACCATCCCCTGGACGAGAGGCAGGTCTCGGGTTGAGATCGCATTTATCAACAGTCTTCCAAGACCGGGGAGCGTGAAAACCTGTTCGATCACAATGGAACCTCCAAGAATGTTTGCCGCTATCATACCGAGGACTGTAATGATCGGAATGAGGGAGTTCTTCAGTACATGCTTGTACAACACAGAGTTCATGTTCAAACCCTTCGATAGGGCCAGCTGTACGTAGTCGCTCTTCATCTGATCCATTACGGAGTTTCTCGTATACCTTATGATCGAAGCAATTGACGGAAGGGCAATTGCGATGGCGGGGAGCAGCAGAGACTTGAAAGCTCCTACGGCATCCTCGCTCCAAGGGACGTACCCTCCAGGTGAAACCCAGCGGAGGACAATTCCAAATATGTACATCAAGATTATCCCGCTCCAGAAAGAAGGGATGGCCATTCCGATCTGTGAGATCATAGAGATCAAAATGCCGGGAAGTCTGTGACCATATTTTGCACTGACTATTCCTAGAGGAATTCCGATTAGAGTAATGAACATCATGGCCATAACCGCCAGCGAAAGAGTTACCGGTATCCTGTCAAAAATCAGATCAGATACTGGGACTGAGTATCTCATAGAAGTACCAAGGTCGCCAGTCAGAAGACCCCTAATCCACCTTGAAAGCCTCTCTTCGAGAGGATCGTCCAGTCCCAATTCGGCTGAAAGAGCTTCGAATTGCGATTCTTCAGCGTCTACGCCAAGTCTCGACAGTGCAGGATTTCCGGGGATCACCTCGAAGGCCACAAAAGCTATGAGCGAAACCAGAAGCACTGTAAAAACCATGGCAAAGAGTTTCTTCACATATACATACACAGATGGCGCTCCTCGCTAACGGTAATAAAGAGTTGACATATCCTGTACGTACAGTGGATAAACCTTGTACCCAAATAGATCGGGAGCAAGTGCCACAATGAAGTTGGGATCCATTATGTAAACCGCCGCAGCATCTTCTGTGAGGATTCTCTGTGCCTGCTTGAATAGAGAGGCCTTCTCTTCAATGTCAGTTCTCTCAATGGCCATTTTGACCACTCGATCGTATTCGCTGTTGAAGTAGTTGTAGAAGTTCCTCGGATAATCGGAAATGTACCGCCTCAAAATATCGTACGCGCTTAGTTTCCCAGTAAGACCAATTATTGTCAATTCGTACTCTCTTGACGTATAGACCTTGTCCAGCCATACACTCCATTCTACCAGCTCTATTTCGGCTTCTATGCCAACTCTTTTAAGCTGTTCGACAATTATCTGAGCCGTATCTATATGGAACTGGTAGTTCGAAGGTACCGTAATCTTTGTCTTGAAGCCGTCAAGATACCCTGCCTCAGAAAGAAGTTGCCTTGACCTTACCAAACTGGTTTCATAATAATCCTCGAGACCCTCCAGATAATATCTGCTCATTATTGGAGACATGTTTGAGCCGAGCTTTGTTCCGTACCCGCCAGCTACGATTTCTATTATTTCGTCCTTGTCCACAGCGTGATTAATCGCCCTCCTGACTCTAATGTCGTCAAAAGGGCTGACCGCATGGTTCATTGCCATCAACTGGACCATGTTTTGTTCTGCAGTTATTAAGTTGAACCGATTACCCAGAACCATTGCCTGAATTGCGTCGAGTCTTGGAAGTATCTGAACTTCACCTGCCATGAAACTCATGATAGCAGCCTGGTTGTCGGGAATTATCCTGAATTCGACTTCATCCACTATTGGCAGTTTGGGGTTCCAGTATTCGTCAAATTTCTCTATTACAAGCCTTTGGCCCGGCTGATACTTGACAAATTTGAACGGTCCCGTTCCGATCGGGTTGAGTTCATGGTTGTCATTATTTGCGGGAATGATCGCAATGATGAACTTCTCGAGAAAGTCGGTGTTCAGGGTATTGAGTTCCACCTTTATTGTCTTTTCGTCTACCGCTTCGATCTTTGAGACGAATTTTTCGAAGTCTGATGAAAGGCCCCTTTCCTGATTGTTTCCTTTCAGCCTTTTCAGAGAGTACAGAACATCGTCGACAGTAACCTCAGATCCGTTATGGAATTTAACGCCGCTTCTTAACGTAAAAGTATAGGTCAGGCCATCATCCGATATATGGTAATCCTCGGCCACGGCCGGAACAACACTTCCATTCGAGTCGGGTTTGAGGAGACCCTCAAATACGTTGAACATCATTTCGTAAGTCCCCGAAGCAGCCGCTCTATGTGGATCAAGAAAATCGGGATCTTGCATCACTGCGACCACGATTTTTTGAGATAGCAAACTGGTCACTGTAATGAAAAAAAGCGTGATTATCACGAGAATCTTTCTCATTTCATTCCTCCCTAAACAAATCTTTTCGGTAATCTCTCCGATTCAGCCGTCAGATGTACTTCGATAATTGCGTCCTCTACAAGTGTTATTCTAATCTTTATGGTAGCAGAGACCTAACGCTGCTTTCAAAGTGAGACATTTGAAATAGATTTGCCAAACGTTGTATCTCAACTATAGTCTATCGCAGATGATTTCATTCTGCTCATCAAAACGATGGTAGATATGAACTCACGACTGTGCAGAAAGGCTCTTTTTTTGAGTTGCCGGGTAAGTGAAGGCCCTTTCAGAGATTCGATTGACTTCATTCAAAGCCGGTGACAGTGACAGATCAATTCGATTGGAATACTGTAGATAACAATTTTGGCTGGTGAATTCAGAACGAAGAGCGGTTCGCACGGTTAATCCAGAATCCATCTCATTACTGCAAAAGTGAGTTATCATTGATTATGGGCTCCACAAACTCTCTCAACTGGAGGTGCCTTTTGTTCAGAAGACTGGCTACTGTCGTATTGTTCGTCATCTCTCTTTCCTTTCTTCTATTTTCCAATCCTATCGATGAAGTTATGAATAAGAGTATTGCGTTTGAAGGCTTCTGGGGAGCCGTCCTTGTATCAAGAGGAGATGCGATATTGCACGCGGCAGGATACGGAATGGCTAACATTGAA
The sequence above is drawn from the Mesotoga sp. BH458_6_3_2_1 genome and encodes:
- a CDS encoding ABC transporter permease — encoded protein: MYVYVKKLFAMVFTVLLVSLIAFVAFEVIPGNPALSRLGVDAEESQFEALSAELGLDDPLEERLSRWIRGLLTGDLGTSMRYSVPVSDLIFDRIPVTLSLAVMAMMFITLIGIPLGIVSAKYGHRLPGILISMISQIGMAIPSFWSGIILMYIFGIVLRWVSPGGYVPWSEDAVGAFKSLLLPAIAIALPSIASIIRYTRNSVMDQMKSDYVQLALSKGLNMNSVLYKHVLKNSLIPIITVLGMIAANILGGSIVIEQVFTLPGLGRLLINAISTRDLPLVQGMVLYIAFIIVIINFLIDIVYTVIDPRIRLGARG
- a CDS encoding ABC transporter permease; amino-acid sequence: MDRRSINLKIGIVLISLLFSMMIVSLFYTPFSVTEINREERFSPPSGRHLLGTDNFGRDVLSRIMKASQTAFFVGLVAVSIGTLFGVTIGAVSGYFGGMVDEIIMRFIDAMMAFPSILLALMFVSVFGVGLRNTIVAIGIMSIPSFARITRSGFIQHKELDYVRSAKVKGVSNLRIMFRHILPNVLSPIVVAASMGFSNAVLAEAALSYLGLGIQPPNPSWGRMLSESQVFITVSPWYAIAPGIFITLLVLGFNFLGDGIRDMREKRE
- a CDS encoding ABC transporter substrate-binding protein, which translates into the protein MRKILVIITLFFITVTSLLSQKIVVAVMQDPDFLDPHRAAASGTYEMMFNVFEGLLKPDSNGSVVPAVAEDYHISDDGLTYTFTLRSGVKFHNGSEVTVDDVLYSLKRLKGNNQERGLSSDFEKFVSKIEAVDEKTIKVELNTLNTDFLEKFIIAIIPANNDNHELNPIGTGPFKFVKYQPGQRLVIEKFDEYWNPKLPIVDEVEFRIIPDNQAAIMSFMAGEVQILPRLDAIQAMVLGNRFNLITAEQNMVQLMAMNHAVSPFDDIRVRRAINHAVDKDEIIEIVAGGYGTKLGSNMSPIMSRYYLEGLEDYYETSLVRSRQLLSEAGYLDGFKTKITVPSNYQFHIDTAQIIVEQLKRVGIEAEIELVEWSVWLDKVYTSREYELTIIGLTGKLSAYDILRRYISDYPRNFYNYFNSEYDRVVKMAIERTDIEEKASLFKQAQRILTEDAAAVYIMDPNFIVALAPDLFGYKVYPLYVQDMSTLYYR